Sequence from the Maribellus comscasis genome:
ATTGGTTTCCGGCATCGTCAATTACATCGGAAAATATTTTTCCTTTCAGGCCTTTTGCTTCTTCCAGCATTTGCTGAAATTCAGGCTGATTTACAAAATCTTCATAAGTCATTTTAAATCAATTTAATGGTTGAACCTTATTTCTTAAAAAAAAGATACGGAATTTCGACCGAAAGTGAGGGGATGTATTGGAGATTTTTTTGTCTTCTTTTAATAAACGATATTATTTGAGGTTCCGCAGTTTTTACAAAGTCCACCTGAGTCCACTCTTTTTAGCAAGGTATCGTAGCGGTTTCTGGTTACGATTGTTGTCTGGCAATTGCTACAAACGGTTGAAGAGCGTTTCTCGTCGCTTACATTTCCCAGGTAAACGTGGCGAAGATACTTTTTTGCAATGTCGTAAAGTTTCTCCAGCGTTTCAACTGGAGTGGGGGATTTGCTGAGCTCGTGTTGAGGGAAATAACGAGAGAGATGAAGTGGAACTTCGCAACTCAATTCGCTCGCAATCCATTGAACCATTTTTTTGAATTGGATTTCGTCATCGTTCAACTCAGGAATAACCAGGTTTGTAATTTCAAGGTGTGCGTTGCTGTTGGCAATAAACTTCAGCGTTTCCAAAACAGGCTCCAATTTTCCTTTGGTTTGCTTTAAATAGAATTCAGAAGCAAATGCTTTTAAATCGATATTAAAAGCATCGATGTAGGAAAGCAGTTCTTTTAATGGCTTGGGATTTATATAACCATTGGAAACGACGGCGTTTTTTAAGCCGTTTTGCTTTGCGAGTTTAGCCGTGTCAAGCAGGAATTCATAAAAAGTAAGCGGTTCGTTGTAGGTGTAGGCAATCCCAATATTATTATAGGTTTTTAGCGCTTCCGTTACAATTTCTTCCGGGGTTATTTCGTGGAATCCTTTAAAATCGGATGCACGGCATTGAGAAATTCGGTGGTTTTGGCAAAAATTACAACGAAGATTACAACCTACTTCTCCAATCGATAAAATGTTTTTCCCCGGGAAAAAATGATAGAGTGGTTTTTTCTCAACTGGGTCAACACCCAAGGCCGCAACTTTATTATAAACGTGGGTAATCAGTTTTCCATCGGTATTTTTGCGCACTTTACAAAATCCGTTTTGTCCGGCTTTTAAAATACAGTTCCACGGACAAAGATCACATCTGACGGTTTGGTTTTCCAGTTTTGTATAGAAAAGCGCTTCGTGCATTTTAGTTCTTCGTTTCTTCAAAGGTACGAAATGAACCCTGAATTTGATTGAAGATTTTTTTGTGGAAGTGTACAGGAACTATCGTAGTTTATTTTTTTATACTTTGAATTTCCGTTTTCAATTCGTTCATGGTTTTCATCATTTTTTGAATATCGGTTTCCGGTTCCGGTATTTCTGTATTTAGGTAGCATACAAATTTCCAGGCTTCTTTTAATTCCATAATTGGGAGTTCATAGGGTTGAAACGCTGAATTTAACGAGGCAAGTAACAAAGCTCTTTTGGCTGAAATGTAATCCTGAACGATTTTGAAAACGATACCTTCTTCGCGGGTTACAATAATGTAAGCTTCGCCATTTTTTATATTGTAAAAATTCTGAACAAACTCACCAATTACAACAGAACCGCTGGGAATGGGCAGCATTGAATCTCCGGAAATGGTAAACGCACGGTACTTTTTTTCTTTTGATAAAAAGGGCAGCTGAAAAACGGGGAGCTTACCAATGTATTCCGGATCGGTAAAACTGGTAACATAACCCGCTTTGGCTTTTTCGTTTACAAACTCAATATTATCGTTATTGGCAGAATCAACCGTTGTGGCAATTACCCGAAGATTTGTTCCACGGATAAAAACATCAAAACCATTTTGCAAGTCGGTAAACTGGCTTTCTGAAAGTTGACTTAAATCGACATTAACCAGTGTATCGATGGCGATGCCGAAATATTTTGAAAAAACCTGTAAATGCGAAACGGTTGGCTGACTGATCGAATTCTCAAGTGCATTTACTGTAGTACGTTTTAAATTAAGTGATTCTGCCAGTTCGTTTTGCGTTCTTTTTTTCCGTTTCCGTAACAGTTTTATATTGCTGCCAAAATAATTCACGTGCAATTTTTTTTATTCAAAATTACAAAAATTGTTTTCTTAATTAAAAGAAATGATTAATTTATTATCGTTGATTTTGATAATAATATTATCATTTAATAATTCTTGATTTGTATTCCACGGG
This genomic interval carries:
- the amrS gene encoding AmmeMemoRadiSam system radical SAM enzyme, whose protein sequence is MKKRRTKMHEALFYTKLENQTVRCDLCPWNCILKAGQNGFCKVRKNTDGKLITHVYNKVAALGVDPVEKKPLYHFFPGKNILSIGEVGCNLRCNFCQNHRISQCRASDFKGFHEITPEEIVTEALKTYNNIGIAYTYNEPLTFYEFLLDTAKLAKQNGLKNAVVSNGYINPKPLKELLSYIDAFNIDLKAFASEFYLKQTKGKLEPVLETLKFIANSNAHLEITNLVIPELNDDEIQFKKMVQWIASELSCEVPLHLSRYFPQHELSKSPTPVETLEKLYDIAKKYLRHVYLGNVSDEKRSSTVCSNCQTTIVTRNRYDTLLKRVDSGGLCKNCGTSNNIVY
- a CDS encoding XRE family transcriptional regulator yields the protein MNYFGSNIKLLRKRKKRTQNELAESLNLKRTTVNALENSISQPTVSHLQVFSKYFGIAIDTLVNVDLSQLSESQFTDLQNGFDVFIRGTNLRVIATTVDSANNDNIEFVNEKAKAGYVTSFTDPEYIGKLPVFQLPFLSKEKKYRAFTISGDSMLPIPSGSVVIGEFVQNFYNIKNGEAYIIVTREEGIVFKIVQDYISAKRALLLASLNSAFQPYELPIMELKEAWKFVCYLNTEIPEPETDIQKMMKTMNELKTEIQSIKK